CTTATCGACCTGAAGAGCTGGAATACTCCTTGAGCAATGTTGGTTGCCGTGCCGTGATTTGTGCTGATAGGTTTAAGTCCAGCGATTACCTACAAATGTTGAATGAGTTATTGCCAGAATTGAGCAGTAATCAGGGCCGTTTATCCGCTCGCGCACTGCCAAAACTTGAATTTGTTATCCGCATGGGTACAGACAAAACCCCTGGTATGCTTAATTTTAATGATTTGCTGGTGGAGGTTAACGCCGATGATCAACATGTGTTGGCCAGCATTGCTGACTCTCTTAATACACATGATTCGATTAATATTCAATTTACCTCTGGTACTACTGGCAGCCCCAAAGGCGCGACATTATCGCATCATAATATTTTAAATAATGCTTATTTAGTGGCTGAGGCGATGAAACTTACTCCGGCCGATAAATTGTGTATTCCTGTGCCGCTATATCATTGTTTTGGCATGGTATTAGGCAGTTTATGTTCAATTATAAATGCCTCCGCAGCTGTATACCCGGGAGAGTCTTTTGATCCGCTAACTACGTTAACCGTGGCTGCACAAGAGCGTTGTACAGCACTACATGGTGTACCGACCATGTTTATTGCTGAATTAGAGCATCCGCAATTTAACGAGTTTGACCTTAGTTCATTGCGCACTGGTGTAATGGCGGGCGCCACTTGCCCCGAAGAAGTGATGCGCCGCGTTCAAAATGTAATGTATATGAAACAAGTATTAATAGGTTACGGACAAACCGAGTGCAGCCCGTTGAATCATATTACTGAGATTGATTCTTCCATCGAAAAGCAAGTGCTCACAGTTGGTCGTGCATTGCCGCACACTGAAGTGAAAATCATCAATGAATTTGGTGATGTGGTGGCTGTTGGCCAACCCGGTGAAGTGTGCAGCCGAGGTTACTGCATTATGCAAGGTTACTGGAATGATCCGGTGAAAACTGCCGCAACCATTGACAGTGTAGGCTGGCTGCATTCAGGAGATATCGGCCAAATGGATGAACTTGGCTACTTACAAATTGTCGGCCGAATTAAAGACATGATCATTCGCGGCGGCGAGAATATTTATCCTCGTGAAATTGAAGAAAAGCTCTACAGCCACAAAGATGTGCAGGACGCAGCCGTCTTTGGCGTTCAAAGTGACAAATATGGCGAGGAGGTGTGCGCATGGATTAAAGTGCGCGCCAATGCCGACATTACTGAAGACGATATTCGTCATTTTCTCACTGAGAAATTTGCCTATTTCAAAGTGCCGCGCTATATCAAATTTGTCGATCAATACCCCATGACAGTGACAGGTAAAATCCAGAAGTTTAAGATGCGTGAGTTAATGTATCAGGAGCTACACGAAGCGATAAATTAGTCTTTGAGCATTGAGTTTATACAACACCCAGTATTGCGTCATTGATACTGGGTTTTTTAATGGGTTCAAGGCTGTTGTACCAAAGCAATAACACTTAACTTCAAAGAGATAAATCGTTGATTTAGTCGGTTTAAACCAAAGTATTTCAACGACTCCGCATATCTCCATAGGACCAGCTAAATGAGCGGGTTTTCTTATCTGGCTTGAACTGCATACATCAACTACAGCGTTTATTTTGCTACCAGCGGCATTCTATATTCGATATAGTCTTCATTCGGAGTGAATTATGTTATGACAGCTGTAAAGGAGTAATACTATGAAAGTATGCGACATTATGACCCCAAATCCGGTGTGTATTAGTCATGAAGCTAGCCTTAAAGATGCTCACCAACTGATGCAAAGTCGTAATGTGCGTCATCTACCGGTTATTTCTGAGCAAAATGGACAACTCATCGGCATGCTGACTCACAAAAAGATGATCGCCAGTGTATTGAGTATGCTTAATAAATATGGTCAAGGAGCGTTAGACAGAAAAGAGCGATATACTCCAATTGCCGATATTATGGACACGAAAGTACAAAAGTTAGGCTTAGATGAACCGCTGACTATAGTCGTACAATATTTTATTGATAATAAACTGGGTTGCTTGCCGGTGGTTGATGAGCAAAATAATGTTCTTGGTATCGTTACATCTTCAGACTTTGTCAAATTGTGTCAGCGCTTATTACTGGCACAAAAGTAATAATGTTAAAACTAAGCTAACAATTTGATCAATCTCCATAGCGACCATTTCGCTTTTTAACAATGTTGCCGGAACTATGGGGCAGTGATTTATTGTTTGATTTTTATGTGGCGAAGTCTACTGTGTCGCAGGCTAAAGGCTATAAAAGAATTAACTGGATTGCTCAACACAAACTAGAAAAACAAAACCCCGTTTCAGTGTTGCTGAAACGGGGTTTTGTTTAGGTCAATTTCGATAATATATCGAAATAAAACACCTGATTTGGTCGGTATGAGAGGATTCGAACCTCCGACCCCTGACACCCCATGACAGTGCGCTACCGGGCTGCGCTACATACCGAGTTTTTTAGTACTTTATCACACTAGCGGTCAATAGTTAGTATCAAGCTGGTTGGTAAAGTATCACTTAGTTCGCCTAATGGCTTTGGGGTAACTCAGCTGAGTTCACTAAGCGGATAAGCACTTTATCAACAGTAATTAACGAGTGCAAGCAGTTAGTTAAGCGCTATTTATCGATTGACTATAAACTGCCCAATTACGATAACGAATATTGGATAAGCGGCTAGAATATAGCCTTTTGCATAAGCGTTGATCATGGATATAGGTCGATATTGACTTAGATGCTGAAGGGAACATTT
The Shewanella vesiculosa DNA segment above includes these coding regions:
- a CDS encoding AMP-binding protein yields the protein MVKQHQAQLPLTLSEYHGATSITLINKTIGQYFDDIANTYPDNLAVVVYHQHIRWNYRQYQEKIDSLATGLLQLGIQAGDRVGIWSPNNIEWCLTQFATAKIGAIMVCINPAYRPEELEYSLSNVGCRAVICADRFKSSDYLQMLNELLPELSSNQGRLSARALPKLEFVIRMGTDKTPGMLNFNDLLVEVNADDQHVLASIADSLNTHDSINIQFTSGTTGSPKGATLSHHNILNNAYLVAEAMKLTPADKLCIPVPLYHCFGMVLGSLCSIINASAAVYPGESFDPLTTLTVAAQERCTALHGVPTMFIAELEHPQFNEFDLSSLRTGVMAGATCPEEVMRRVQNVMYMKQVLIGYGQTECSPLNHITEIDSSIEKQVLTVGRALPHTEVKIINEFGDVVAVGQPGEVCSRGYCIMQGYWNDPVKTAATIDSVGWLHSGDIGQMDELGYLQIVGRIKDMIIRGGENIYPREIEEKLYSHKDVQDAAVFGVQSDKYGEEVCAWIKVRANADITEDDIRHFLTEKFAYFKVPRYIKFVDQYPMTVTGKIQKFKMRELMYQELHEAIN
- a CDS encoding HPP family protein, producing MKVCDIMTPNPVCISHEASLKDAHQLMQSRNVRHLPVISEQNGQLIGMLTHKKMIASVLSMLNKYGQGALDRKERYTPIADIMDTKVQKLGLDEPLTIVVQYFIDNKLGCLPVVDEQNNVLGIVTSSDFVKLCQRLLLAQK